The window CCCTTCAACAAGGGACTCCGCAAGCACATTAAAATCAGGGTCAAAAACTGTCAAGTACACGGCTGATTCCATATCCTGATAATTTTCTACATCCTTTCCTATTTTGATTATTTTATGTGAAAATCGGTAAAACAGCTGCTTTTCTTCATCCCAAAGGGGAGCCATAAAATTAATCTCCCTACGCATGTCTAAGGATGTTTGCTTAAACGCCTCTTCGTTTTCAAATTCTTGATTGTATTTCCCTGTTTTTTTATCAGCAGTCAATTTACTCTGGTACTCGATCTGGAACAGACTGTCATTGTCATAAAGCAAAATCTTGTTGGAAATATCATTGCTGATAATGTAACTTTTTTGGTGCTTACTTATCGTTACAGTTGGAAAGGACATTTGGATCCTGGAAGGACTGCTTAATTTAAATCGAAAATTTTCTAATGCTTTAAAAGGTAAAGGTATTTTAGTGAGGGTTTGGGTGTCTGTTTTCAAAATTCCCAGGGCATAGGTTTTCTTTCTGCCATCTCGAATCAAGCCTATCATGGTGTGAAAATCTACCATCTGATTGTTTAAAAATTGAAAGTTTTCACTTTGTTCCAACTTGTCTCCCCCAAATGCTCTATCATTAAAAGTAAATTCACTCCTTTTATCACCTTCTAAACCGAATAGCCTTACATTCATATAGCCCATAAAAGCAATGGAATTTGAGGAAATAAGATTCATTCCAAAAACCATTTCTCCTACTCCATCGGGTCCTTCTTTTTCAAAGGGAAGTTTTTCTGCCAGTATCCCCTTGTCCAGGTCAATCTTTTCGAGGGTATAATCATTTGGGTTAAAATTATACAAGTATTGGTTTTTCTCATCAAGTGCAGCTACCCGTAGACCGGCATTTAGGTAAAGAAATTCATCTACCGGATCGATTAGTAGGGTATCAAGGGTAAAATTCAAATCCGTATCTATCGCTTTTTCATCGGTAGAATTGCCCGGCCCACAAGCCACCAATAGAAGAAAAATAAAAGCGTAAAAGAATTGTTTCATAGGGTATTAGGGGTTGAGAGAGGAAATTAAAGAAAAATAAGTGGGTTAATAGCTAATTCTGCTAAAAAAACAGAATATAAGTCTGAGATTAGTCGAGGATTACTTATACCGAAAGTTTTCAACTTTCCTGTCCCAAATGCAATCAGACAAACAGGAAGGTTGCATTTCGACAACATATTTTAGGACACTATTTAATTTTTTTCGGCTGTTTTTTCTTGTTAACGATTCATCCGAATTTTCTAATCGGTTTTGAGAATAGGAAAAAGATCTCGATTTTTAAACAATTAGCAATGTGATACGGATAATACGGAACTCAATCAATTTGAAAACTTGCCACATGATAGGTGGTTTGCCTCTAAAGCTCAAACTTCAACCGGAAGAGATTTTAGCAAGTATCTATTAATTCTGAATCAATTGTATTTCTATTTAAACGTTTAACAATGAATAACCCAAAAACCTTACTTAGTATATTTCATTTATTGCTGTTAAGTTTTCATTCTAACCTGTCTGCACAGGAGAGGCCCCCAAACATTGTATATATTCTGATAGATGATCTGGGTTGGAAAGACCTGGGTTGCTATGGGAGTGAATTCTATGAAACGCCAAATATTGACAAGTTAAGGGACCAAGGGATGAAGTTTACAGCTGCCTATTCGGCAAGTCCGGTTTGTTCTCCTTCCCGGGCAAGTATATTGACGGGGAAAAATCCTGCGAATATTGGTTTTACGGGTCATATAACCGCCATTGGTAAGCACCGGTATCCGGAGGAAGGAAGGATTATCCCTCCTGATGATTATATGCACGTTTCCCTTGAAGAAAAAATGATTCCTGAAATTTTGCTTCAATCAGGTTATACTTCGGCAAGCATAGGTAAATGGCATGTTGGGGAAGAAGAAAAGTTCTTTCCTACACATCAGGGATTTGCTATTAACATCGCGGGATATGAACATGGTAGTCCACCGACCTATTGGGGACCATTTGAATCGGAAAAAAGCTGGAACCCTGTGATAAAAAACCTGGACAATAGAGAAGAAGGGCAATATTTAACCAACAGACTAACCGATGAGGCCATCAATTTTATAGATGAGAATAAAGAGGGGCCTTTCTTTTTGTACCTGTCCCATTATGCGGTTCATACCCCTTTAGAGGCACCTGATTCCTTGATTAAAAAATATGAACTGAAGTTAGAAGGGCAAATGGAGCAAAAGAATGCGATTTATGCAGCCATGATAGAGAATATGGATTGGAATGTCGGAAGGTTATTGAAGTCCCTGGATTCACTTGGCCTTGAAGGTAATACCATTGTTATTTTGGGAAGTGACAATGGAGGTGAAGGTAGGGTGACCAATAATGTCCCACTTAGAGAAGGTAAAGGGTATATTTATGAAGGTGGGATCAGGGTACCTTTAGTGATCAAATGGCCGGGAAAAGTCAAGCCAAATAGTTCATCCGATGTACCTGTGATTACGGATGATATGCTTCCGACGATTGTTGAAATGGCAGGATTAAGCAATGAAAATCAGGACATAGATGGTGTTTCTTTGCTTCCATTATTGACAGGTGAAGGTGGATGGGGTCGTGACCGACTATGTTGGTATTATCCGCATTACAGTCCACAAGCCAAGATGCCCGGGTATGCCATACGCATGGGAGATTATAAATTGGTAGAATACTATGACCCTCCATCCGTAGAGTTGTTTGATCTTGCTAAAGACATAGGCGAAACCAATGATTTGAGTGGAGTGGATGTTCAGAAAGTGGAGGAGATGAAAGCATCCTTTAAAGAATGGTTGATGGATTTTAATCCTATCCTACACACCGAAAACCCCAATTACAATCCCAATAATAGGTCCAATTAAAATAGTAATTTTCAAGCACCGTCTGGTCTAAATTTAGCGAAGCCACAGAAAGGAGTTTCAAACCTTAGCGCCTTAACGCCTTTGCGAGGATCATGCACAAAGTAAACGTTGAAAGCTTCAAGCAGAGTTGCGGAGTCGCAAAGAAGTATTTTCAAAACCTTCGTGTCTTGGCGCCTTTGCGAAGATGATGAATAAAGTAAACGTTGAAAGCTTCACGCAGCGTCGCGGAGTCGCAAAGGAGTATTTTCAAAACCTTAGCGTCTTAGCGTCTTTGCGAGGATCATGAACATAGTAAACGTTGAAAGCTTCACGCAGCGTCGCGGATTCGCAAAGGAGTATTTTAAAGATCTTAGGGTCTTGGCTACTTGGCGAGAGCCTACTCTAGGCTGGTCACCCAAAATGACGAAAGTTTTCAACTTTCCTTAAAGGCAAAACCAGGAGTAGATTGCATCTACTCCTTTCTATCCAACGGAACCAGCCATTCCTTTTAAGTCTGCATTATAAATTTTCCAAAGGCCAAGTTTAATGTACTTTCAATTCTACTCAGGCCTTACCGGCTGGGTCCAGGCCAATTGATTTTTCATGTTTTCTACAGGATTGTGCTGTGGTTCAGAAGAAGTGATTTTGCACCGTACAAATAGCAGGTCAGGACTTAGCTCAAAAGACCCTGCATTGCCTTCAACGGTCTTTAATACCTGGGTGTCTTTTTCACCTTCTTTACAGCCGATAAACTCCAAAGTGTAATTTACCCCGTCTTTGGGAAGGGCCGCAACCTCCAAAACATTGTTTTCATAGCTAAGCTTTTCCAATTCCACGCCTGTAGATGCATAAAAATCACCTCTTTCCAAAGCTTCTACCAAAGTGCCGGCTTCCAATGAATCCGCCTGAATAACTACCCAACCTCTACCGGAATTACTAAATTTTGCCCCTTGTTTGTGGTAATTGTGGCTGTCATCAG of the Cyclobacterium marinum DSM 745 genome contains:
- a CDS encoding sulfatase gives rise to the protein MNNPKTLLSIFHLLLLSFHSNLSAQERPPNIVYILIDDLGWKDLGCYGSEFYETPNIDKLRDQGMKFTAAYSASPVCSPSRASILTGKNPANIGFTGHITAIGKHRYPEEGRIIPPDDYMHVSLEEKMIPEILLQSGYTSASIGKWHVGEEEKFFPTHQGFAINIAGYEHGSPPTYWGPFESEKSWNPVIKNLDNREEGQYLTNRLTDEAINFIDENKEGPFFLYLSHYAVHTPLEAPDSLIKKYELKLEGQMEQKNAIYAAMIENMDWNVGRLLKSLDSLGLEGNTIVILGSDNGGEGRVTNNVPLREGKGYIYEGGIRVPLVIKWPGKVKPNSSSDVPVITDDMLPTIVEMAGLSNENQDIDGVSLLPLLTGEGGWGRDRLCWYYPHYSPQAKMPGYAIRMGDYKLVEYYDPPSVELFDLAKDIGETNDLSGVDVQKVEEMKASFKEWLMDFNPILHTENPNYNPNNRSN
- a CDS encoding DUF4221 family protein codes for the protein MKQFFYAFIFLLLVACGPGNSTDEKAIDTDLNFTLDTLLIDPVDEFLYLNAGLRVAALDEKNQYLYNFNPNDYTLEKIDLDKGILAEKLPFEKEGPDGVGEMVFGMNLISSNSIAFMGYMNVRLFGLEGDKRSEFTFNDRAFGGDKLEQSENFQFLNNQMVDFHTMIGLIRDGRKKTYALGILKTDTQTLTKIPLPFKALENFRFKLSSPSRIQMSFPTVTISKHQKSYIISNDISNKILLYDNDSLFQIEYQSKLTADKKTGKYNQEFENEEAFKQTSLDMRREINFMAPLWDEEKQLFYRFSHKIIKIGKDVENYQDMESAVYLTVFDPDFNVLAESLVEGINTPPGYHFVKDGKIWMYINTQDEMGFVRLTVDVE